Proteins co-encoded in one Plasmodium reichenowi strain SY57 chromosome 10, whole genome shotgun sequence genomic window:
- a CDS encoding hypothetical protein (conserved Plasmodium protein, unknown function), translated as MDDYINEDADIKHRAWLLHFQQKRNNYKFNLTKKKNKKYIIKWIKEKDEENILQKWTQKKILNEKYNSEDDKDEKINKDDMKVHTNVEATNPSRRSYRLNLQQLLNNNLTTKNYIDPASEDSSNSEIEG; from the exons atggaTGATTACATTAATGAAGATGCCGACATAAAACACAGAGCGTGGCTTCTACACTTTcaacaaaaaagaaataattataaatttaatttaacaaagaaaaaaaataaaaaatatattattaaatggataaaa GAAAAAGATgaggaaaatatattacaaaaatggacacagaaaaaaatattaaacGAG aaatataattcagaagatgataaagacgaaaaaataaacaagGATGATATGAAAGT TCATACAAATGTAGAAGCTACTAACCCTAGTCGAAGAAGCTACCGATTAAATCTTCAACAACttttgaataataatttaacaacaaaaaattatattgaTCCAGCAAGTGAAGa CTCATCAAACTCTGAGATTGAAGGGTAA
- a CDS encoding hypothetical protein (conserved Plasmodium protein, unknown function) yields MTFYKKGYRKLFIHFNNNVNIKHNFSTLDINRGSLKKQTKEKFEEVWKNIIRKKYIKKIVDIFEIEEEKKKKNKDNYVNVDLYDKYVNADLYDNYVNVDLYDNYVNVDLSDEHKKCNNHNSYRKIDEKNVKGIQLVDGSRKNIQNDEYTCDDNQIVDPPRTCYFVVGSEGVGKKFIIEKAKEIFVNNPNNVQYGDCHNSEMKKKKKKKKKNIFFEYDCREMNDINFSMKIYTLEYCLRYTLLKELNDDIINNYINLKDIYDKMIYKDNINKSYNMLSRWRDFFIHIYENPQLYDYFNEKDLKEINNYQIMIKENKYNYETWYAFLDMLLKKLKVKVFCNYFNHFSAYLYFFKMLAHYEEYDYYKKNTNNILINYSNGKFIYTYFLYILGNLQHIYNYNFFFLFYNFHLFLLSTQPIKDFNFFVNFLKHNIYSHTYRFPMVIHAIKNLEIMKSIFMYNNIIIKWIRDKHVVNETTSRHMEKTQHNDLYLKKIPCYPNIKNKNNKNNCNNNMCFNKDIQYSIRERINNNMNISSLHNLDDNKYAENQQNFEESTFNMTNIIKNQTDKKKENIEKYYYHKKYQDTLSNKQLKDIHINTYNTSEEYELIINNIIEIDDFSYDMIKSILIPYFTNNQDICNYIYKYIGGNIKLIKIICKSLFELNQQFDECEIIKQIENARKENITYDMDEEEEDILNSPKKTIEQIITYKKKEKEKLFLKDLCEQVLHNFILNFEQKIIQFFSLPNIEKMKINQYDKEANDKYNNNNNNYNNYNNDDDKIKQTNDKKSNHEHNVQNNKPLNFIQFYFTIFETIRYFLKKQKVFCYNIINLNNPILLGLIDVNIIHYNYQDKYLELTNKFYHILLLNYIELKYKQYPFKLRVQYNVNYMLNYKIIEHEYKLLECKN; encoded by the coding sequence atgacattttataaaaaaggatataGGAAGTTATTCATACATTTTAACAAcaatgtaaatataaaacacAATTTCAGCACCTTAGATATAAACAGGGGGagtttaaaaaaacaaacaaaagaaaaatttgAGGAGGTATGGAAGAATATTATTCgtaaaaagtatataaaaaaaattgtagatatttttgaaatagaagaagaaaaaaaaaaaaaaaataaagataattatgttaatgtagatttatatgataaatatgttaatgcagatttatatgataattatgttaatgtagatttatatgataattatgTTAATGTAGATTTATCTGatgaacataaaaaatgtaataatcataatagTTATAGAAAGATcgatgaaaaaaatgtaaaagGTATACAACTTGTTGATGGTtcaagaaaaaatatacaaaatgatgaatataCATGTGATGATAACCAAATTGTGGATCCTCCTAGAACATGTTATTTTGTTGTAGGATCTGAAGGTGTCGgtaaaaaatttattattgaAAAAGCTAAAGAAATATTTGTGAATAATCCTAATAATGTACAATATGGTGATTGTCATAATAGTgagatgaaaaaaaaaaaaaaaaaaaaaaaaaaaaacattttttttgaatatgATTGTAGAGAAATGAATGATATAAACTTCTctatgaaaatatatacactTGAATATTGTTTAAGatatacattattaaaagaattaaatgatgatataataaataattatataaatctcaaagatatatatgataagatgatatataaagataatataaataaatcttataatatgttatcTAGGTGGAGagatttttttatacatatttatgaaaatccacaattatatgattattttaatgaaaaggatttaaaagaaattaataattacCAAATCATGATAAAAgagaataaatataattatgaaacATGGTATGCTTTTCTAGATATgcttttaaaaaaattaaaagttaaagttttttgtaattattttaatcattttagtgcttatttatattttttcaaaatgTTAGCACACTATGAAgaatatgattattataaaaaaaatacaaataatattttaataaattatagTAATGgtaaattcatatatacatactttttatatatacttgGAAATTtacaacatatatataactacaatttctttttccttttttataattttcatctttttttattaagtACACAACCTATTAAAgattttaatttctttgTTAATTTCTTGAAacacaatatatattcacaTACTTATCGTTTCCCTATGGTTATCCATGCTATAAAAAACTTAGAAATTATGAAGtctatttttatgtataataatataatcataaaatGGATACGTGATAAACATGTAGTCAACGAAACAACAAGCAGACACATGGAAAAGACACAACATAAcgatttatatttaaagaaaattcCATGTTATccaaatataaaaaacaagaacaataaaaataattgtaataataatatgtgtTTTAATAAAGACATCCAATATTCTATACGAGAGAGAATTAACaacaatatgaatatttcTTCTCTTCATAATTtagatgataataaatatgcTGAGAACCAACAAAATTTTGAAGAAAGTACCTTCAACATGAccaatataataaaaaaccaaacagacaaaaaaaaagaaaatattgaaaaatattattatcataaaaaatatcaagacacattatcaaataaacaattaaaagatatacatataaatacatataacaCTTCAGAAGAATATgaattaattattaataatataatagaaATAGATGATTTCTCTTATGATATGATAAAATCTATTTTAATACCatattttacaaataatcaagatatatgtaattatatttataaatatatcggagggaatattaaattaataaaaattatatgcAAAAGCTTATTTGAACTAAACCAACAATTTGATGAATGTGAAATCATTAAACAAATTGAAAATGcaagaaaagaaaatattactTATGATATGGACGAAGAAGAAGaggatatattaaattcGCCTAAGAAAACCATAGAACaaattataacatataaaaaaaaggaaaaagaaaaattatttttaaaagatttaTGTGAACAAGTATTACACAATTTTATCTTAAACTTTGAACAAAAAATCatacaatttttttctttaccgaatatagaaaaaatgaaaattaaTCAATATGATAAGGAAGCAAATgacaaatataataataataataataattataataattataataatgatgatgataaaataaaacaaacaAATGATAAGAAATCTAATCATGAACATAAtgtacaaaataataaacctttaaattttatacaattttattttacgATTTTTGAAACTATCcgttattttttaaaaaaacaaaaagtgttttgttataatattattaatcTAAACAATCCTATACTTTTAGGGTTAATCgatgtaaatataatacattataattatcaagATAAATATCTAGAATTAACAAATAAGTTTTATCATATCTTATTATTGAATTATATagaattaaaatataaacaatatcCATTCAAATTGAGGGTTCAATACAATGTTAATTATATGcttaattataaaatcaTAGAGCACGAGTATAAGTTATTGGAGTGTAAAAATTGA
- a CDS encoding phosphatidylinositol N- acetylglucosaminyltransferase subunit A, putative: protein MEDAVSEYNIYKKEKDKNIIYKKERKCCICMVSDFFYPNLGGIETHIFELSKNLIKKGFKVIVVTNFNNNRHGIRWMGNGIKVYYLPFQPFLDVVSFPNIIGTLPLCRNILYREKVDIVHGHQATSALAHQFILHAKTLGIKTIYTDHSLYSFSDKGCIHVNKLLKYCINDVDHSICVSHTNRENLVLRTESNPYKTSVIGNALDTTKFVPCISKRPKFPRINIIVISRLTYRKGIDLIVKVIPLVCQKYPFIKFIIGGEGPKRLLLEEMREKYHLHNSVVLLGKVKQENVKNILQTGHIFLNTSLTEAFCIAIIEAASCGLLVISTDVGGISEVLPHDMMILAKPNHIELCKAVDKALKIVQKVDSNLFHERLTKMYSWEKVAEKTEKVYMNVLNYANPSLFNRIRKIYEINTVFSIIYIFIIMISYIGYKILKRSLAFLIFMMTKIKMKNKCFKMSICTT from the exons ATGGAAGATGCAGTTAGCGaatacaatatatacaaaaaggaaaaagataaaaatataatttacaaaaaagaaagaaaatgtTGTATTTGCATGGTGAgtgattttttttatccGAATTTGGGAGGAATAGAAACTCACATTTTTGAATTGTCTAAGAATTTGATAAAGAAGG gTTTCAAGGTTATAGTTGTAacaaattttaataataataggCATGGTATAAGATGGATGGGTAACGGTATTAAGGTTTATTATTTGCCCTTCCAGCCTTTTTTAGATGTAGTGAGTTTTCCAAATATTATAGGGACTTTACCACTATgtagaaatatattatatagaGAAAAAGTCGACATAGTACATGGTCACCAG gCTACGTCAGCATTAGCTCATCAATTCATTCTTCATGCCAAAACATTAGGAATAAAAACTATCTATACAGATCACTCATTATACAGTTTTTCAGACAAAGGATGCATACATGTAAACAAATTATTGAAATATTGTATAAACGATGTTGATCATTCTATATGTGTTTCCCATACGAATAGAGAAAATTTAGTTTTGAGAACAGAAAGTAATCCATATAAAACGTCAGTTATAGGAAATGCCCTTGATACTACAAAATTTGTTCCTTGTATTAGTAAAAGACCAAAGTTTCcaagaataaatattattgttataagTAGGTTAACATATAGAAAAGGTATAGATTTGATAGTTAAGGTAATACCATTAGTATGCCAAAAATACCCattcataaaatttattatagGGGGAGAAGGTCCTAAAAGATTGTTATTAGAAGAAATGAGAGAAAAGTATCACTTACATAATTCTGTTGTTTTATTAGGAAAAGTAAAACaagaaaatgtaaaaaatattttacaaaCTGGTCATATATTCTTAAATACATCTTTAACAGAAGCTTTTTGTATAGCTATAATTGAAGCAGCTAGTTGTGGTTTGCTTGTCATATCTACGGATGTAGGTGGAATATCTGAAGTTTTACCACACGATATGATGATTCTAGCTAAACCAAATCATATCGAATTATGTAAAGCAGTCGATAAAGCATTAAAAATTGTACAAAAGGTGGACTCAAATTTATTCCACGAAAGG CTAACCAAAATGTACTCTTGGGAAAAAGTAGCGGAAAAGACG GAAAAGGTGTATATGAACGTATTAAATTACGCAAATCCAAGCTTGTTTAATagaataagaaaaatatacgAAATTAATACAGTTTTta GCATAATTTACATATTCATAATTATGATAAGTTATATTGGAT acAAAATATTGAAGAGGTCGTTAGCTTTCCTCATTTTTATGATGAcgaaaataaaaatgaaaaataagTGTTTTAAAATGTCGATATGTAccacataa
- a CDS encoding DER1-like protein, putative, producing MDISGPEVWYNNLPNVTKYVITLIFLVTLLITCNLLNVVYILLDWNLIYYKYHIWRIFLNFLYVGKFSLSWVFFMSLFAQFSSSLEKNGIFTSPGSYLYFITIQCTFLSVISILFYWPRGYPFLGNSLLFAIIYYWSRREAWSHVSIYFFTVKGYQLPFALIFLHLIMGQSLWVDIMGLLSGHIYYFFREILPREGGPNLLDKTPKIFDKIMLKLQEFRLNNGIRNNFSRYGYTNINNSRGTNNNNGTNRRVFIGRGVRLGDS from the exons atggatATATCTGGCCCAGAAGTGTGGTATAATAATTTACCGAACGTAACAAAATATGTGATAacattaatttttttagtAACCTTATTGATAACGTGTAATTTATTGAATGTTGTATATATCCTACTAGATTGgaatttaatatattataaatatcatatatGGAGAATTTTTCTGaactttttatatgttgGTAAATTTTCCCTCTCTTGGGTATTCTTTATGTCATTATTTGCACaattttcatcatcattagaaaaaaatggaatTTTCACATCTCCAGGatcttatttatatttcattacCATTCAATGTACCTTCTTATCTGTCATCAgcattttgttttattgGCCACGag GTTATCCCTTTTTAGGAAACTCTCTCCTATTTGCAATAATATACTATTGGTCAAGAAGAGAAGCATGGAGTCATGTTTCCATTTATTTCTTTACTGTTAAGGGATATCAGTTACCCTTCGCATTAATTTTCTTACATTTAATAATGGGCCAATCTTTGTGGGTTGATATTATGGGCTTGTTATCAGGACATATCTACTACTTTTTTAGAGAAATATTACCAAGAGAAG GTGGTCCTAATCTTTTAGATAAAACGCCCAAAATTTTTGATAAGATAATGCTAAAATTGCAAGAATTTCGTTTAAATAATGGAATAAGAAACAATTTTTCAAGATATGGATATAcgaatataaataattcaaggggtacaaataataataatggaACAAATAGAAGAGTTTTTATTGGAAGGGGTGTAAGACTAGGTGATAGTTAA
- a CDS encoding hypothetical protein (conserved Plasmodium protein, unknown function), with amino-acid sequence MKSRNNIHHHKKKNEVNNTLEEYKDIIPDIEIQIENLLKKFHITKYDYKITHFLIDIIQNESLKILKNAKHIKKNIYYNNYNVNDDNINYFNINEEYINNKENNDNIYNVKENAHINHDTLYEEKYIQKEEGKIKDINNNTDMENINEKNSQNKCSSHMLNDLLNNFNEDSVIEKSSHIDVVNNIEDEKVNINDAEKIDNEKIENEKIDAEKIDNEKIDNEQIDAEQIDDKKTDAEQIDDKKINDEQINDEQINDEQINDEQINDEQINNEQINDDNISNKPELSLSDIFNTIECTSNNIQEQENKDELINKDIPPINKTDNKENNYIPKNNHLNCNDNNQKNLQNISNNKNKIRDEVLIIDEESVNLAIKEYVLKTIYRKKNVDFLYEKLEFQQKDNLMVNRNIKYPSGLPPYLPDDCSVNTILPSWDIKYNFNSSKRKIKK; translated from the coding sequence atgaaaagtAGAAACAATATTCATCAtcataaaaagaaaaacgAAGTTAATAATACACTGGAAGAATATAAGGACATAATACCAGATATTGAAATTCAAATTGAGAACTTATTAAAAAAGTTTcatattacaaaatatgattataaaattactcattttttaattgacataatacaaaatgaatcccttaaaatattaaaaaatgcCAAGCATATTaagaagaatatatattataataattataatgtaaatgatgataatataaattattttaatattaatgaggaatatataaataataaggaaaataatgataatatttataatgtGAAAGAAAATGCGCATATAAACCATGATACATTATAcgaagaaaaatatatacaaaaagaGGAAGGGAAAATTAaggatataaataataatacagatatggaaaatataaatgaaaaaaacTCACAGAATAAATGTAGTTCACACATGTTAAATGATTTATTGAACAATTTTAATGAAGATAGTGTTATAGAAAAAAGCTCACACATTGATGTagttaataatatagagGACGAAAAGGTTAACATAAATGATGCTGAAAAGATTGATAATGAAAAGATTgagaatgaaaaaattgatGCTGAAAAGATTGATAATGAAAAGATTGATAATGAACAAATTGATGCTGAACAAattgatgataaaaaaacCGATGCTGAACAAattgatgataaaaaaattaatgatgaacaaattaatgatgaacaaattaatgatgaacaaattaatgatgaacaaattaatgatgaacaaattaataatgaacaaattaatgatgataatatttcaaataaaCCGGAATTATCATTATCGGATATTTTTAATACTATCGAATGCACAAGTAATAATATCCAAGAGCAAGAAAATAAAGACgaattaattaataagGATATACCACCCATTAATAAAACtgataataaagaaaataattatattccTAAAAATAATCATCTAAACTGTAATGACaataatcaaaaaaatttacaaaatattagtaataataaaaataaaatacgTGATGAAGTATTAATAATTGATGAAGAAAGTGTAAATCTAGCCATTAAAGAATATGTTCTCAAAACCATTTAtagaaagaaaaatgtagatttcttatatgaaaaattgGAATTTCAACAAAAGGATAACCTTATGGttaatagaaatataaaatatccATCTGGTCTTCCTCCATATTTACCAGATGATTGTTCTGTTAATACCATATTACCATCATGggatataaaatataactTCAATTCTTCAAAACGAAAGATTAAAAAATAA
- a CDS encoding leucine-rich repeat protein, which produces MASYNVLGELTTFNEDETIITHQYSRIKKIENIEKCKKLKTLKLISNCIEKLENLENNVQLEHLELYENMIKKIENISMLINLKVLDLSFNKIKIIENLETLVNLEELYLSSNKISKIENLQNCKKLRLLELGYNKIRMIENIEHLTNLEELWLGKNKIEHINLPYLPKLKKLSVQHNRLTDICEKSIKNILCVEELYISYNKINHIIDTFKDLKHLKVFDLSYNEINNISICSYLKSVEELWLNNNNIDNLEMIKNLSTNENLKTLYLEKNKIQDNLKENYRKTIIHILPQLKQLDALPISSSLTLQK; this is translated from the exons atggcTAGTTATAATGTGCTTGGTGAACTCACAACCTTTAACGAGGATGAAACCATAATTACACATCAATATTcaagaataaaaaaaatagaaaacattgaaaaatgtaaaaagTTAAAA ACCCTCAAGCTTATATCCAACTGCATTGAGAAATTGGAaaatttagaaaataatgttCAATTAGAACATTTAGAATTATACgaaaatatgataaaaaaaatagagAACATATCTATGCTTATTAATTtaaa AGTGTTGGATTTATCgtttaataaaataaaaatcattGAAAATTTAGAAACTCTAGTAAATTTGGAAGAGTTGTATTTATCTAGCAACAAAATATCAAAG ATCGAGAATTTACAGAATTGTAAAAAATTGAGACTTTTAGAATTaggatataataaaattcGAATGATTGAAAATATCGAGCATCTAACAAATTTAGAAGAATTGTGGCTaggtaaaaataaaatagaacatataaatttacCTTACCTTCctaaattaaaaaaattaagtGTACAACATAACCGCTTAACAGATATATGTGAGAAatctataaaaaatattttatgtgtTGAAGAGTTATATATtagttataataaaataaatcatataattgATACATTCAAAGatttaaaacatttaaaGGTTTTTGATTTGTcatataatgaaataaataatatttctatttgTTCCTATTTAAAATCTGTAGAAGAATTATGgttaaataataataatatagacAATCTAGAAATGATCAAAAATTTATCGacaaatgaaaatttaaaaacTTTATATctagaaaaaaataaaattcaAGATAACCtgaaagaaaattatagaaaaacaatcatacatatattgCCACAGCTAAAACAATTAGATGCATTACCTATTTCGTCTTCACTAACATTacaaaaatga